TGGTCCAGGACCTCGTCCTCCGGCAGCCGGACTCCCGGCGTGACGAGAACGGCCGACTTCCCCGCAAGCTCCCGGACGGCAGCGACTTCCCGGGCGGAGCAGACGATCCCCCCGATTCCTTCCCGCACTGCCATCCCTGCCAGGCGCAGCACCGTTTCCGCCGGGGTAGAGGAAAACCCGGCCTCCAAAAGGTCGGAGTCATCGAGGCTGGTGAGCACCGTGACGGCCAGGACCGTGGTCCCCGTCCCCCGCGCGGCCTCCGCGGCCCGGGCGAGCATCTCCCTCCCCCCCAGGGCGTGAACCGTGGCGAACGTCACCCCCAGCGCGGCGGCGGAGCGCACGGCGCCGGCGACCGTGTTCGGGATGTCGTGGAACTTCAGGTCGAGAAAAACGTCCGCCCCGGCCCCGCGGATCCGCCGGACGAGATCGGGGCCGCCGCGCGGGAAGAGTTCCATACCCACCTTGAACAGGCCCACTTCCCCCGCGAGTGCCTTCACGACCGAAAGGGCGGCATCCGGGGAATCGGTGTCCAGCGCGACGATGATCCGCTCCTTCACGGGGCGCACTCCTTTCTCTTTTCTTCCACGGCGGCGCACACCCGGTCGACGACCCCGGAGATTTCCACCCGTTCGGTCTTCCCCGTCCTCCGGTCCCGGATCTCCGCGAAGCCCGCCTCGAAATTCTTCTCTCCGAAGGTGACCCGCATCGGAATGCCAACCAGGTCGGCGTCCTTGAACTTGATCCCCGGCCTCTCCTCGCGGTCGTCGAACAGCACCTCGAGCCCCCCGACGGAGAGTTCCTCCCCCACCCGTTCCGCCTCCTTCCCCAGTTTGTCGTTTTTCATGTTCACCGGCAGAACGCACACCTCAAAGGGGGCGATCGATATCGGCCAGATGATCCCGTCGGCGTCGTGGTGCTGCTCGATGGCTGCGGCCGCGGTCCTCCCGACGCCGATGCCGTAACACCCCATCACGATCGGCTTCTCCTTCCCCCCGGCGTCGAGGTAGGTGGCGGAAAGCGCCTTGCTGTATTTCGTCCCGAGCCGGAACACGTGCCCGACTTCGATCCCGCGGGAAAAGCGCAGGAAGCCCGGGCACCGGGGACAGCGGTCCCCCTCCTCGACGAGCCGCATGTCGGCGTAGCTCTCCGGGGAAAAGTCCCTCCCGGGAACGACGTCGACCAGGTGGGCGTCCTTCTCGTTGGCGCC
This sequence is a window from Candidatus Deferrimicrobiaceae bacterium. Protein-coding genes within it:
- the pyrF gene encoding orotidine-5'-phosphate decarboxylase — protein: MKERIIVALDTDSPDAALSVVKALAGEVGLFKVGMELFPRGGPDLVRRIRGAGADVFLDLKFHDIPNTVAGAVRSAAALGVTFATVHALGGREMLARAAEAARGTGTTVLAVTVLTSLDDSDLLEAGFSSTPAETVLRLAGMAVREGIGGIVCSAREVAAVRELAGKSAVLVTPGVRLPEDEVLDQKRVVTPYDAIRNGADYLVVGRPITKAADPVAAARRFAAEMKSAKEPGPRRGA